A window of the Lepus europaeus isolate LE1 chromosome 5, mLepTim1.pri, whole genome shotgun sequence genome harbors these coding sequences:
- the LOC133760137 gene encoding histone H3, translated as MARTKQTARKSTGGKAPRKQLATKAARKSAPATGGVKKPHRYRPGTVALREIRRYQKSTELLIRKLPFQRLVREIAQDFKTDLRFQSSAVMALQEASEAYLVGLFEDTNLCAIHAKRVTIMPKDIQLARRIRGERA; from the coding sequence ATGGCCCGCACGAAGCAGACGGCGCGCAAGTCGACGGGCGGCAAGGCGCCGCGCAAGCAGCTGGCCACCAAGGCGGCCCGCaagagcgcgccggccacgggcGGCGTCAAGAAGCCGCACCGCTACCGGCCGGGCACCGTGGCGCTGCGCGAGATCCGGCGCTACCAGAAGTCCACCGAGCTGCTGATCCGCAAGCTGCCGTTCCAGCGGCTGGTGCGCGAGATCGCGCAGGACTTCAAGACGGACCTGCGCTTCCAGAGCTCGGCCGTCATGGCGCTGCAGGAGGCGAGCGAGGCCTACCTGGTGGGCCTGTTCGAGGACACGAACCTGTGCGCCATCCACGCCAAGCGCGTCACCATCATGCCCAAGGACATCCAGCTGGCCCGCCGCATCCGCGGCGAGCGGGCCTAG
- the LOC133760138 gene encoding histone H2A type 2-A, with translation MSGRGKQGGKARAKAKSRSSRAGLQFPVGRVHRLLRKGNYAERVGAGAPVYMAAVLEYLTAEILELAGNAARDNKKTRIIPRHLQLAIRNDEELNKLLGKVTIAQGGVLPNIQAVLLPKKTESHHKAKGK, from the coding sequence ATGTCGGGTCGTGGGAAGCAGGGCGGTAAGGCGCGCGCCAAGGCCAAGTCGCGGTCGTCGCGCGCCGGGCTGCAGTTCCCGGTGGGCCGGGTGCACCGGCTGCTGCGCAAGGGCAACTACGCCGAGCGCGTGGGCGCCGGCGCGCCCGTCTACATGGCGGCCGTGCTCGAGTACCTGACGGCCGAGATCCTGGAGCTGGCGGGCAACGCGGCGCGCGACAACAAGAAGACGCGCATCATCCCGCGCCACCTGCAGCTGGCCATCCGCAACGACGAGGAGCTCAACAAGCTGCTGGGCAAGGTGACGATCGCGCAGGGCGGCGTGCTGCCCAACATCCAGGCCGTGCTGCTGCCCAAGAAGACCGAAAGCCACCACAAGGCCAAGGGCAAGTGA